The Persephonella sp. DNA segment GCTAACTTTTATCTTCCAATGATAAAATCTGTTTTCAAAAAATATGGAATACCAGAAGAACTTGCTTATTTGCCTGCCATAGAAAGTGCATTTAATCCTTTCGCAACTTCCCGCTCCGGGGCAGCAGGATTATGGCAATTTATGAGAATAACAGGAAAAAGGTTTGGACTAAAAATAAACAGCAAGGTTGATGAAAGGAGAGATCCTTACAAGTCAACTGTTGCTGCTGCAAAATACCTGAGATATCTATACAGAATGTTCGGCAGATGGGATCTTGTTCTGGCAGCTTATAACTGTGGAGAAGGTTGTGTCCAGAGAAAAATAAGACATTCATCAAGTGATTTTTGGGATATAAAACATAGGCTTCCATCACAAACAAGAGAGTATGTTCCTAAGTTTTTCGCTATGGTTTTAATAGCAAAAAATCCAAAGAAATACGGGATAAAAATCCACAGGGCAAACATATATTATGTAGAAACCAAAAAATATTATAGAGTTAGCTCACTTAGAAAAATCAGCAGTGAACTTGGGGTTGATTACGGTCTTCTAAAAAAATACAACGCACATTTTAGAAAAGGGGTAGCTTATCCCGGATACAACCTTAACATTCCATATAAAAAAGTTGCCAAAGCAAAGCCGGTAGTAAAAAAAGTAAGCTACAGATTTAAATACCATTACGTTAAAAAAGGAGAAACACTCTACAGAATAGCAAAAAAATACAATGTTTCTGTTGAAGAGATAACAAAATTGAATAAAATAAAAAACAACCTGATAAAACCGGGAATGGTTTTAAAAATCCCTGAAAAAGAGGTGTCCTTGAGATAAATGATAAGAAGAAAAACAAGAGCCGTTTATGTTGGAGATATCAAAATAGGCGATGACGCCCCTGTAGTTGTTCAATCAATGACAGATACCAAAACCCATGATATTGAATCTACACTTGAACAGATAAACAGGCTATATCAGGCAGGGTGCGAGATAGTAAGGGTAGCAGCACCTACAGAAAAAGATGCTCTTGCCCTTTCAGAAATCGTTAAAAGATCACCTATGCCTGTTATTGCAGACATTCATTTTTCCCCAAGGATAGCATTTACGGCACTTGA contains these protein-coding regions:
- a CDS encoding lytic transglycosylase domain-containing protein, with the translated sequence MGKLSRYYLIAGIILAVLSFSCSSKKPQTKAYIIKKKDKAYVIIKKGDHKTVIEVDGVYISEKDLPVIGEEEERILFEESIKTGIRIPNKKDIRKYLYFYGIRNRSWTERALNRANFYLPMIKSVFKKYGIPEELAYLPAIESAFNPFATSRSGAAGLWQFMRITGKRFGLKINSKVDERRDPYKSTVAAAKYLRYLYRMFGRWDLVLAAYNCGEGCVQRKIRHSSSDFWDIKHRLPSQTREYVPKFFAMVLIAKNPKKYGIKIHRANIYYVETKKYYRVSSLRKISSELGVDYGLLKKYNAHFRKGVAYPGYNLNIPYKKVAKAKPVVKKVSYRFKYHYVKKGETLYRIAKKYNVSVEEITKLNKIKNNLIKPGMVLKIPEKEVSLR